In Paludisphaera rhizosphaerae, a genomic segment contains:
- a CDS encoding transporter: MSEPTSVSEVRGGRGLAGVLRPAAWVWLVCTLLSGLDGCAALDSSVRTVRGQDPEPSSGVPAADSSTVTADDDISPALRNRLIDTAAPGEEPKYEYPDAHIDPIDYYRERYGVSRPDADRFVLPSLVNLIFEDRWLLDDEDPHRALDNEIRHRLKINIRDPDPDTANFPNSPYTIPKGRVYIENSPLGLYSKSRSGLQPGIYQWEALLRYGLTDNLELRIFSNGLSYQSALGAHPAAFGYSPLAFDFKANFWEENTRYHLPAMGLEVYLQTELGSTPFNNGTQPSINVLFEKSLPYEIGLEYNVGVTGVENNANQIAYQLSFQWAFEREVVEDFKVFFHGFYNASALPRLLQFQGVGTVGNSVPQVTVLGGGGLWTVNDRLAVFGSYNFGITVAAPQTIALMGFAVAL; the protein is encoded by the coding sequence TTGAGCGAGCCGACGAGCGTATCCGAGGTCCGTGGCGGGCGGGGCCTCGCCGGCGTTCTTCGTCCGGCCGCCTGGGTATGGCTCGTCTGCACCCTGCTTTCCGGTCTGGACGGTTGCGCGGCTCTCGATTCCAGCGTGAGGACCGTCCGGGGTCAGGATCCGGAGCCCTCGTCGGGGGTACCGGCCGCGGACTCGTCCACCGTCACCGCGGACGACGACATCAGCCCGGCGCTTCGCAATCGCCTGATCGACACGGCGGCGCCTGGGGAGGAGCCGAAGTACGAATACCCCGACGCTCACATCGATCCGATCGACTACTACCGCGAGCGTTACGGCGTTTCACGACCCGACGCCGATCGGTTCGTCCTTCCCAGCCTGGTCAATCTGATCTTCGAGGACCGCTGGCTGCTCGACGACGAGGACCCTCACAGGGCCCTCGACAACGAGATCCGCCATCGGCTCAAGATCAACATTCGCGACCCAGACCCGGACACCGCGAACTTCCCCAATTCGCCGTACACGATCCCCAAGGGGCGAGTCTACATCGAGAACTCCCCTTTGGGCCTCTACAGCAAGAGCCGCAGCGGATTGCAGCCGGGCATTTACCAGTGGGAAGCGCTCCTTCGATACGGCCTGACCGATAATCTGGAGCTGCGGATCTTCTCCAACGGACTGTCCTATCAGTCGGCCCTGGGCGCCCACCCGGCCGCCTTCGGATACTCGCCCCTGGCCTTTGACTTCAAGGCGAACTTCTGGGAGGAGAACACCCGATATCACCTCCCCGCGATGGGGCTTGAGGTCTATCTCCAGACCGAACTCGGCTCGACTCCGTTCAACAACGGCACCCAGCCCTCGATCAACGTCCTCTTCGAGAAAAGCCTGCCGTACGAGATCGGCCTCGAGTACAACGTCGGCGTGACCGGCGTTGAGAACAACGCCAACCAGATCGCCTACCAACTCAGCTTTCAGTGGGCCTTCGAGCGCGAGGTCGTCGAGGACTTCAAGGTCTTCTTCCATGGCTTCTACAACGCCTCGGCGCTGCCCCGGCTGCTCCAGTTCCAGGGCGTTGGGACGGTCGGCAATTCCGTGCCGCAGGTGACCGTCCTGGGAGGCGGGGGCCTGTGGACCGTGAACGATCGGCTGGCCGTTTTCGGGAGCTACAATTTCGGTATCACAGTCGCCGCTCCCCAGACGATCGCGCTGATGGGCTTCGCCGTGGCGCTCTGA
- the cax gene encoding calcium/proton exchanger, protein MRLDFLLAFVPAALALYAVGAHPILVFGCSALALIPLSRLSQDSTDSLASDLGSTWGGLLSASLGNAPEIIIGASALRRGLVDVVKSSLVGSILGNLLLALGLSMFLGGLRNGTQRFNRRVAGTGSALLTLTAAGLIIPAVFNHTSTSFSRAISVEVAGVLFLIYLASLVFTVVSSRPAAGKQAVEAQVVELTDQPKQESRWSRGKALAILAGSTIVLAVVSEILTDAIEPASAALGLTPVFSGVFLLALAGNVSETSCAVGFARMGKMDLSLGVTVGSSIQVALLVAPVLVFYGAFLGKPMDLVFGRFEVVAVFLAVLVTRPLIDDGESSWLDGLMLIGVYAMLGIGFFYLTETPSPGF, encoded by the coding sequence ATGCGGCTCGACTTTCTCCTGGCGTTCGTCCCGGCGGCCCTGGCGCTGTATGCGGTCGGGGCTCATCCCATCCTGGTCTTCGGCTGCTCGGCCCTGGCGCTCATCCCGCTCTCTCGATTGAGCCAGGATTCGACCGACTCCCTCGCCTCCGACCTGGGTTCAACCTGGGGCGGCCTGCTGAGCGCCTCGCTCGGCAACGCCCCGGAGATCATCATCGGCGCCTCGGCCCTGCGGCGCGGGCTCGTCGACGTGGTGAAATCATCGTTGGTGGGGTCGATCCTGGGCAACCTGCTGCTGGCCCTGGGGCTCTCGATGTTCCTCGGCGGGCTCCGGAACGGGACGCAGCGGTTCAACCGCCGTGTGGCGGGGACTGGCTCGGCGCTCCTGACGCTGACGGCGGCCGGCCTCATCATCCCGGCCGTGTTCAACCATACTTCGACCTCCTTCAGCCGGGCGATCAGCGTCGAGGTCGCGGGCGTCCTGTTCTTGATCTACCTGGCGAGCCTGGTCTTCACGGTCGTCTCCAGCCGTCCCGCCGCCGGTAAGCAGGCGGTCGAAGCCCAGGTCGTCGAGCTGACCGACCAACCCAAGCAGGAGAGCCGCTGGAGCCGCGGCAAGGCGCTGGCGATTCTCGCTGGGTCGACGATCGTTCTCGCCGTCGTCAGCGAGATCCTCACGGACGCGATCGAGCCCGCTTCGGCGGCACTGGGACTGACGCCCGTTTTCTCCGGAGTCTTCCTTCTCGCGTTGGCGGGCAACGTTTCGGAAACCTCCTGCGCCGTGGGGTTCGCCCGGATGGGGAAGATGGATCTTTCCCTGGGGGTGACGGTCGGGTCGAGCATCCAGGTGGCCCTGCTGGTCGCGCCGGTGCTGGTGTTCTACGGGGCCTTCCTCGGCAAGCCGATGGATCTCGTCTTCGGGCGGTTCGAGGTCGTCGCCGTCTTCCTCGCCGTTCTCGTCACCCGGCCCTTGATCGACGACGGCGAGTCCAGTTGGCTCGACGGGCTCATGCTGATCGGCGTCTATGCCATGCTCGGCATCGGCTTCTTCTACCTGACGGAGACCCCGTCGCCGGGCTTCTGA